The Apis mellifera strain DH4 linkage group LG16, Amel_HAv3.1, whole genome shotgun sequence genome has a segment encoding these proteins:
- the LOC113219298 gene encoding G-protein coupled receptor Mth2-like: MCCDSIFSSLNFWGANIVIFANIIYIIPYFIVVLIYYIIPNVGTRAYHKAVISYNIIQIILNIIIIAIGTCVLCHISIHSNLYVILGLILMFLTISSTSWLFVICIDMTLVITRFRSTLPTDTNQQQERKKFLIYAICTWTSSLLPTVLACVADLTTLLPISSPIRPNFQRFNDGINLTAILYVTIFPALTCFANTILFLYTFYKMILIRKSTSFATENNYITKINEAKKQYIVYLKLYLLMDSPWITSGLAAAFNELWILKFFRMIQPMLMLLVILPPGTISKLFKCNYKLPK, translated from the coding sequence atgtgTTGTGACAGTATATTTTCCTCTTTGAATTTTTGGGGTGCCAATATAGTGATTTTTGCaaacattatttacattattcctTATTTTATAGTcgtacttatttattatattattccgaATGTAGGAACGCGAGCTTATCACAAAGCTGtcatatcttataatattatacaaattatcttaaatataattataattgcgaTAGGTACATGTGTCCTATGTCATATCTCTATCCATTCCAATCTTTACGTAATTTTGGGTTTGATACTCATGTTCCTTACCATATCCTCGACATCTTGGCTTTTCGTCATTTGCATTGACATGACATTGGTAATCACGCGATTCCGTTCTACATTACCGACCGATACGAATCAGcagcaagaaagaaagaaatttttaatctatgctATTTGTACTTGGACTAGTTCGTTGTTACCGACAGTTTTGGCTTGCGTCGCCGATTTGACAACGTTGCTTCCAATATCTTCACCTATCAGGCCGAATTTCCAACGATTTAACGATGGTATAAATTTAACTGCTATTCTTTATGTAACAATATTTCCAGCTCTAACTTGTTTTGCGAATACCATACTTTTTTTGTACaccttttataaaatgattttgatacGAAAGTCAACATCTTTTGCGActgaaaacaattatataacaaaaatcaatGAGGCAAAAAagcaatatattgtttatctcAAATTATATCTCTTGATGGATTCACCCTGGATCACCAGCGGTCTTGCTGCTGCTTTTAATGAACtatggatattaaaattttttcgaatgatCCAACCTATGCTCATGTTATTGGTAATTTTACCTCCAGGAACGATATCAAAACTTTTCAAGTGCAATTATAAACTtcctaaatga
- the CPR5 gene encoding cuticular protein 5, which yields MDYKIIGYLATILTVTHAGIIGPSAGIITPSGATVAAALPPTAAVVRTENFDPNPQYSFSYSVADGLTGDNKAQEETRNGDVVQGSYSLIEPDGSRRVVSYAADPINGFNAVVQKDPSITVKTAIAATPVAPVAAAVRPVVASPVIARPTSVIATAAPAVAVRPQAALLSTPLLRQPLLAGPAVAATNVVAANTGLVGLGVGLGLRPGSLYGTQALLAGAYGTGGIVKVH from the exons ATGGATTATAAA attATTGGGTACTTGGCTACTATCCTAACTGTCACTCATGCAGGAATAATCGGACCAAGTGCAGGAATAATCACTCCCAGTGGAGCCACAGTAGCAGCAGCGCTACCACCAACTGCGGCTGTTGTCAGAACCGAAAATTTCGATCCGAATCCTCAATATAGTTTCAGTTATAGCGTGGCTGATGGTCTTACGg gTGACAACAAAGCGCAAGAGGAAACTCGTAACGGCGACGTGGTTCAAGGTAGTTATAGCTTGATAGAACCAGATGGTTCTCGTCGAGTGGTCTCATATGCTGCCGATCCTATCAACGGCTTCAATGCTGTTGTTCAGAAAGACCCTAGCATCACGGTTAAGACTGCGATCGCTGCAACACCGGTTGCTCCTGTCGCGGCAGCCGTGCGACCTGTTGTCGCATCTCCCGTGATTGCACGACCAACATCGGTTATCGCCACAGCTGCGCCTGCTGTAGCTGTTCGTCCACAG GCTGCCCTCTTAAGTACTCCCTTATTGCGACAACCGTTGCTTGCTGGGCCAGCAGTAGCTGCGACGAACGTAGTCGCCGCTAATACAGGATTAGTAGGTCTCGGTGTTGGTCTCGGATTAAGACCAGGCTCCCTCTATGGTACGCAAGCTCTATTAGCGGGTGCTTATGGTACCGGAGGCATCGTTAAGGTTCATTAA